The following coding sequences are from one Pongo abelii isolate AG06213 chromosome 3, NHGRI_mPonAbe1-v2.0_pri, whole genome shotgun sequence window:
- the STATH gene encoding statherin isoform X2, which produces MKFLVFAFILALMVSMIGADSSEEYGYGPYQPVPEERLYPQPYPPPYQQYAF; this is translated from the exons ATGAAGTTCCTTGTCTTTGCCTTCATCTTGGCTCTCATGGTTTCCATGATT ggAGCTGATTCATCTGAAGAG TATGGGTATGGCCCTTATCAGCCAGTTCCAGAAGAACGACTATACCCACAACCATACCCACCACCATACCAACAATATGCCTTTTAA
- the STATH gene encoding statherin isoform X1, producing MKFLVFAFILALMVSMIGADSSEEKFLRRLGRYSYGYGPYQPVPEERLYPQPYPPPYQQYAF from the exons ATGAAGTTCCTTGTCTTTGCCTTCATCTTGGCTCTCATGGTTTCCATGATT ggAGCTGATTCATCTGAAGAG aaatttttGCGTAGATTGGGAAGATACAGT TATGGGTATGGCCCTTATCAGCCAGTTCCAGAAGAACGACTATACCCACAACCATACCCACCACCATACCAACAATATGCCTTTTAA